The following are encoded together in the Planococcus antarcticus DSM 14505 genome:
- a CDS encoding DUF3100 domain-containing protein: protein MGEQAFKLWKDWRLHVIVLAIVAVTESIGTFAIPLGPGTILLLPMLYAVVIGLALYFTPLVTDKQSINAEPLVFLSVSVLIAKFGVQAGPALPQIIEAGPALLLQEFGNLGTILLALPLAVFLGLKRESIGMTHSIGREANLALITDKYGLSSPEGRGVMAMYIFGTVFGSIFIGLISGFLATVTPLHPISFAMATGVGSGSMAAASLGPLIAAFPEMSETLTAFSGVSNLISSVTGLYMSIFIGLPLTVKMYEILSKNKEKKAAKGGVDYDKKS, encoded by the coding sequence ATGGGCGAACAAGCTTTTAAGTTGTGGAAAGATTGGCGGCTGCATGTCATCGTTTTAGCGATTGTAGCCGTGACTGAGTCGATTGGTACATTCGCTATTCCACTTGGACCTGGAACCATTCTTTTGTTGCCGATGCTTTATGCAGTTGTGATTGGTCTTGCATTATATTTCACTCCATTGGTAACCGACAAACAATCGATTAACGCAGAACCCTTAGTATTTCTCTCAGTTTCTGTACTAATTGCTAAATTCGGCGTACAAGCAGGACCCGCTCTTCCTCAAATCATCGAAGCCGGTCCTGCTTTATTGTTACAGGAATTTGGTAATCTTGGCACCATCTTATTAGCTCTTCCACTAGCAGTATTTCTAGGACTCAAGAGAGAAAGCATTGGCATGACGCATTCCATCGGACGAGAAGCCAATCTTGCTCTTATTACCGATAAATATGGTTTATCCTCTCCGGAAGGACGCGGCGTTATGGCCATGTATATTTTTGGTACCGTCTTCGGATCGATTTTTATTGGGTTGATTTCAGGATTCTTGGCTACTGTGACGCCTCTGCATCCTATTTCTTTCGCAATGGCAACAGGTGTGGGCAGCGGCAGTATGGCAGCCGCTTCTCTAGGACCTTTAATTGCCGCATTTCCTGAAATGAGTGAAACCTTGACTGCCTTTTCAGGAGTCAGCAACTTGATCTCCTCTGTGACCGGCCTATACATGAGCATTTTTATCGGTTTGCCATTAACCGTTAAGATGTACGAAATCCTCTCTAAAAATAAAGAGAAAAAAGCAGCGAAAGGAGGCGTAGACTATGATAAAAAGTCTTAA
- a CDS encoding M20 family metallopeptidase codes for MDQLFNKLDELYGEIVDIRRHLHEYPELSFEEVETAEYIALFHENIGHEVRRNVGGNGVLAYLKGHKPGPTIALRADFDALPIQEQTDVPFKSKNDGVMHACGHDGHTASLLGLAKALNSMQSEIEGTIVFLHQHAEELPPGGAIAMIEDGCLDGVDVIFGTHLQAQMPLGEIGYRSGPLQAAPDRFDIKILGRGGHAASPHDTKDSIVIGGQLINNLQQIVSRRIDPLESAVVSICNFEAKNPYNVIADTAEMTGTVRTFKEDIRSFIEEEIERVIKGTCLVSGADYEYSYTRGYPTTVNHEEETNFVAALASSVPGVEDVRETAPVMGGEDFSYYLQHVKGTFFFTGAQSPDNTEAYPHHHPKFDIDEQALLIAAKALGRAALNYAKKDQSAINAS; via the coding sequence ATGGATCAATTATTCAATAAGCTTGATGAACTGTACGGTGAGATTGTCGATATTCGACGCCATCTTCATGAATATCCAGAATTGTCTTTTGAGGAAGTAGAAACAGCAGAATATATTGCTCTTTTTCATGAAAATATAGGGCATGAAGTTCGTAGGAATGTTGGCGGTAACGGTGTACTTGCCTACTTGAAAGGTCATAAACCTGGTCCAACTATTGCTTTGCGTGCAGACTTTGACGCTCTACCGATTCAAGAACAAACTGATGTACCTTTTAAATCTAAAAATGATGGGGTCATGCATGCTTGTGGCCACGATGGTCATACAGCCAGTCTACTTGGTTTAGCCAAAGCATTAAATAGCATGCAATCGGAAATCGAAGGCACAATTGTCTTTTTGCATCAGCATGCAGAAGAACTGCCACCCGGCGGAGCCATCGCCATGATCGAAGATGGCTGCCTTGATGGCGTTGATGTCATTTTCGGCACGCATCTTCAAGCACAAATGCCTCTTGGAGAAATTGGGTATCGGTCAGGCCCCCTCCAAGCCGCTCCAGATCGCTTTGACATTAAAATCCTTGGAAGAGGCGGACATGCCGCAAGTCCGCATGATACGAAAGACAGCATTGTAATAGGTGGACAGCTCATTAACAATTTACAACAAATCGTCAGTCGCCGAATTGATCCACTGGAATCTGCTGTTGTCTCCATCTGTAACTTTGAAGCAAAAAATCCGTATAATGTTATCGCAGACACTGCTGAAATGACTGGAACTGTGCGGACGTTCAAAGAAGACATTCGCAGCTTTATCGAAGAAGAAATTGAGCGCGTCATAAAAGGAACTTGCCTCGTTTCAGGAGCGGATTATGAATACAGCTATACACGCGGTTATCCAACGACAGTCAATCATGAAGAAGAAACAAATTTCGTAGCAGCTCTCGCATCTTCTGTTCCCGGAGTAGAGGATGTCAGAGAAACAGCACCTGTCATGGGTGGCGAAGATTTCTCGTATTATCTTCAACATGTGAAAGGAACGTTCTTCTTTACAGGCGCGCAAAGCCCAGACAACACCGAGGCTTATCCACATCACCATCCAAAATTTGATATTGACGAACAGGCTTTGCTGATAGCCGCAAAAGCATTAGGTAGAGCCGCACTCAACTATGCGAAAAAAGACCAGTCTGCTATCAACGCAAGCTAA
- a CDS encoding cation-transporting P-type ATPase, which translates to MQERNWYGIETTDLLKLLSADADSGLSEEEAAERQEEFGPNELPDPKKDPALVKFFKHFNDVLIYVLLAAAVITLFLGHYIDTAVILMVVVINAIIGYIQQAKAEKALESIRKMLSLKATTLRSSVRKRVLSAELVPGDIVVLTAGDKIPADIRILEAVNLNVEESSLTGESTAVEKNSAVLPDDTGLGDRLNMLFAGTTIASGSGVGIVVAIGEDTELGKISSSMEEVEGLQTPLLKQTAAFGKVISLIIVISATAMFGIGYLFHDYETADLLLAIIGLTVAAIPEGLPAVLSIILALGVQRMAGQNAIVRNLPSVETLGAVTVICSDKTGTLTKNEMTVTSVMLKDNEMTVTGAGYSPKGAILHDKKPAKLSDHSNLQEFLTVVKTVNEAYLRCDEHGHWVISGDATEGCLVTLAEKAADAVERLPILSKIPFDSSYKYMAALVEMDGSKWIYVKGAPERLLKMADLEASSGEGVRWDEKMSQHANKGERLIGAAVKKVDSSILSIDQEDMKTGFSLIGLAGIIDPPREEVIEAIQQCKKAGIIVKMITGDHKDTAVAIGAQMGIGDGERVLEGKDLDRMNNQQLTQAALEYDVFARTSPNNKLQLVKALQAEKHICAMTGDGVNDAPALKRADIGVAMGIKGTEVSKEAAEMVLVDDNFSTIVNAVKEGRRVYDNLKKTILFILPTNVSEGALIFVSILFGTALPLTAVQILWVNMIAAVTISLAIAFEKLEPGAMERPPRKSDAKLLSPYYIFRVAFVSFVICGGILLMNALLANQQIDPAIVNTMTLQALVISQLMYLFNCRSETEFALNRNFFSNKIAFLVSGILIAVQLAVTYVPFMNLLLGTVPLEAQFWLWPIVIGIFVFTIVELEKWIVRLVRKSRESVKEGL; encoded by the coding sequence ATGCAGGAGAGAAATTGGTATGGCATTGAGACCACTGACTTGCTCAAGCTCCTTAGTGCAGACGCAGACAGTGGGCTAAGCGAGGAAGAGGCAGCAGAAAGGCAAGAAGAATTTGGACCAAACGAGTTACCTGACCCCAAAAAAGACCCAGCGCTCGTCAAGTTCTTTAAGCATTTTAATGATGTACTGATTTATGTGCTGCTTGCAGCTGCAGTAATTACGTTATTTTTAGGGCATTATATTGATACAGCTGTGATTTTGATGGTAGTCGTTATCAATGCGATTATCGGCTATATTCAACAAGCCAAAGCGGAAAAGGCGTTGGAAAGTATCCGGAAAATGCTGTCATTAAAAGCGACAACGCTCAGAAGTTCAGTTAGGAAAAGAGTGTTGTCTGCCGAATTGGTACCTGGAGACATTGTGGTGCTTACTGCAGGTGACAAAATTCCAGCTGACATTCGGATTCTGGAAGCGGTCAACTTGAACGTGGAAGAATCTTCTTTAACTGGCGAATCAACAGCAGTCGAAAAAAATTCCGCAGTACTACCGGATGATACTGGACTCGGTGACCGGCTGAACATGCTGTTTGCAGGGACGACGATAGCTTCTGGTTCTGGGGTAGGGATTGTCGTGGCAATTGGAGAAGATACTGAGCTGGGAAAGATCAGCTCTTCGATGGAAGAAGTGGAAGGACTGCAGACACCATTGTTAAAGCAGACGGCAGCTTTTGGAAAAGTGATTTCCTTGATTATTGTTATCAGCGCTACTGCCATGTTTGGCATCGGGTACTTGTTTCATGATTATGAAACAGCTGATTTACTGCTGGCGATCATTGGACTAACTGTAGCAGCGATTCCTGAAGGCTTGCCCGCTGTGCTGTCCATCATTTTGGCGCTTGGCGTACAGCGCATGGCGGGACAAAACGCCATCGTCCGCAATCTGCCATCTGTGGAGACGCTTGGAGCGGTTACTGTAATTTGTTCGGATAAAACAGGAACATTGACTAAAAATGAAATGACCGTCACTTCGGTTATGCTAAAAGATAATGAAATGACTGTAACGGGAGCCGGCTATTCGCCAAAAGGAGCTATTCTTCATGATAAAAAACCAGCAAAACTTTCAGATCATTCAAATCTACAAGAATTTTTAACGGTTGTTAAAACGGTTAATGAAGCGTATTTAAGATGCGATGAACACGGACACTGGGTCATTAGTGGAGATGCGACAGAAGGGTGTCTCGTCACACTCGCAGAAAAAGCTGCGGATGCGGTTGAGCGTTTACCAATTCTGTCGAAAATCCCTTTTGATTCGAGCTATAAGTATATGGCAGCATTGGTAGAAATGGATGGCAGTAAATGGATTTATGTGAAAGGTGCGCCAGAGCGTTTATTGAAAATGGCCGATTTAGAAGCTTCTTCTGGAGAAGGGGTACGCTGGGACGAAAAGATGTCTCAGCATGCCAATAAAGGCGAGCGGTTGATCGGGGCTGCTGTCAAAAAAGTCGATTCTTCTATCCTTTCTATTGATCAGGAAGACATGAAAACAGGATTTAGCCTGATCGGACTGGCGGGAATTATCGATCCCCCGAGGGAAGAAGTGATCGAAGCGATTCAGCAATGCAAGAAAGCTGGAATCATCGTGAAAATGATTACTGGTGACCACAAAGATACAGCAGTCGCTATCGGAGCTCAAATGGGCATAGGAGACGGTGAACGGGTGCTTGAAGGTAAAGACTTGGATCGTATGAACAATCAGCAACTGACGCAGGCAGCACTAGAATACGACGTCTTCGCACGCACCAGTCCGAACAATAAGCTGCAACTAGTCAAAGCGTTGCAGGCTGAAAAGCATATCTGTGCTATGACCGGGGATGGTGTCAATGATGCACCAGCGTTAAAACGTGCAGACATCGGTGTGGCAATGGGCATAAAAGGGACAGAAGTATCGAAAGAAGCAGCTGAAATGGTGTTGGTGGACGACAACTTCAGCACGATTGTCAATGCGGTGAAAGAAGGCAGACGTGTTTATGATAACTTGAAGAAAACCATTTTATTCATTCTGCCTACAAACGTGTCGGAAGGCGCTTTGATTTTTGTTAGCATCTTGTTCGGTACTGCCTTGCCTTTGACAGCAGTACAAATTCTTTGGGTCAATATGATTGCTGCTGTCACGATTTCTTTGGCAATCGCCTTCGAGAAATTGGAACCCGGAGCTATGGAGCGGCCACCGAGAAAATCGGATGCCAAATTATTGAGTCCTTATTATATTTTTCGTGTCGCTTTTGTTTCATTTGTTATCTGTGGTGGAATCTTATTGATGAATGCACTTTTGGCCAACCAGCAGATAGATCCAGCGATCGTTAATACGATGACGTTGCAGGCATTGGTGATTTCGCAATTGATGTATTTATTCAATTGCCGCAGCGAAACCGAATTTGCATTGAATCGAAATTTTTTCTCGAATAAAATAGCGTTTTTGGTATCTGGCATTCTGATTGCTGTACAATTGGCAGTTACCTACGTGCCATTTATGAATCTCTTGCTTGGAACGGTTCCTTTAGAAGCGCAGTTTTGGTTATGGCCGATTGTGATTGGTATTTTTGTGTTTACCATTGTAGAGCTAGAGAAATGGATCGTTCGCTTGGTCAGAAAATCTAGAGAGTCTGTTAAAGAAGGTCTATAG
- a CDS encoding VOC family protein produces MDTKIQKITPNLWVDMNAEEAVNFYTSVFKNSKVGRTTYYTHAGKEIHGIDAGKVLTIEFQIEEQDFMALNGSPAFQYTEAVSFIINCETQEEVDYYWDNLTQGGDVNAQECGWLKDCFGVSWQVVPIELNDMLVDAEAEKVERVMAVLLQMKKLDLSELRRAYEG; encoded by the coding sequence ATGGATACGAAAATCCAAAAAATCACACCCAATTTATGGGTTGACATGAATGCTGAGGAAGCGGTGAATTTTTACACATCTGTCTTCAAAAATTCTAAAGTCGGACGCACGACCTACTATACACACGCGGGCAAGGAAATTCATGGCATCGACGCGGGAAAAGTTTTGACAATTGAGTTTCAAATTGAAGAGCAGGACTTTATGGCGCTAAATGGCAGTCCAGCGTTTCAATATACTGAAGCGGTTTCGTTCATCATCAATTGTGAAACCCAAGAAGAAGTGGATTATTACTGGGACAACCTAACTCAAGGTGGAGACGTAAACGCGCAGGAATGTGGCTGGCTGAAGGATTGTTTTGGCGTTTCTTGGCAAGTGGTTCCAATTGAATTGAATGACATGCTTGTCGATGCGGAAGCTGAAAAAGTGGAGCGGGTGATGGCAGTACTGCTGCAAATGAAAAAGTTAGATCTGAGTGAATTGAGGCGCGCATACGAAGGATAA
- a CDS encoding C45 family autoproteolytic acyltransferase/hydolase, with product MRPIHSDILEFRGSHYDFGFKQGELLKDSIILENRRKQWKAKRPRFKIDIQETEDAYRKFAPRIWDELMGLQESLGLPMEEVLRDFGGYRIDAMPSGCSIVTGTDFMVRNYDFHPQTYEGRFSLFQPDDGGYATIGPTSRITGRMDGMNEKGLAMGYNFTHRKKPGDGFVCYLIGRIILETCATIEEAVELLKQIPHRGSFSYIVTDTSGRTRIIEASPRSVDVRISNACTNHFEIQQHENRNYLKDSFDRLEVIQSQQSQTEDALKAFRLFNDTGKGVFSKLYKSWAGTIHTSLYLPKDKKVWFALGGNQQPVVFDFVVWLRGENLNVQQIHGVVDTDIGFAHVDKQFS from the coding sequence ATGAGACCTATACATAGTGATATTTTAGAATTTAGAGGAAGTCATTACGATTTCGGATTCAAACAAGGCGAACTTTTAAAAGATAGTATTATATTGGAAAATCGGCGAAAGCAATGGAAAGCAAAAAGACCGAGATTTAAAATAGACATACAGGAAACTGAAGATGCCTATCGTAAGTTTGCTCCTCGAATCTGGGATGAGTTAATGGGTCTGCAGGAAAGTCTCGGCTTGCCGATGGAGGAAGTGCTGCGCGATTTTGGAGGCTACCGAATCGATGCAATGCCATCTGGTTGTTCGATTGTGACAGGAACAGATTTTATGGTTCGAAATTATGACTTTCATCCGCAGACCTATGAAGGGCGTTTTAGTTTGTTTCAGCCGGACGACGGTGGCTATGCGACGATTGGTCCAACCTCACGGATTACGGGCCGGATGGATGGCATGAATGAAAAAGGACTTGCCATGGGCTATAACTTTACACACCGGAAAAAGCCAGGAGATGGATTTGTTTGTTATTTAATCGGACGGATCATTCTGGAAACCTGCGCAACAATTGAAGAAGCGGTAGAACTGTTAAAACAAATTCCTCACCGTGGATCGTTTAGCTATATTGTTACAGATACAAGCGGTAGAACACGTATCATTGAAGCAAGCCCTCGCTCGGTTGATGTCCGCATTAGTAACGCATGCACCAATCATTTCGAAATTCAGCAGCACGAAAACCGTAATTATTTGAAGGATTCGTTTGACCGTTTAGAGGTCATTCAAAGTCAGCAAAGCCAGACAGAAGATGCGCTGAAGGCATTTCGTTTGTTCAACGATACAGGCAAAGGTGTATTCTCAAAGCTTTACAAAAGCTGGGCGGGTACGATTCACACTTCTCTTTATTTACCGAAGGACAAGAAGGTTTGGTTTGCACTTGGTGGAAACCAGCAGCCAGTCGTTTTTGATTTCGTGGTCTGGCTACGAGGAGAAAATTTGAACGTTCAACAAATTCATGGGGTAGTGGATACAGACATCGGTTTTGCGCATGTCGACAAACAATTCAGCTAA
- a CDS encoding C45 family autoproteolytic acyltransferase/hydolase: protein MKRVHSDIVQFRGSHYDFGQMQGELLKESVILTNRQKQRTASSRHLVIDEQRAKNILQTLAPRIWQEIIGLADALDWSLHDAIREFGGYYLEYTRSGCSIYTESDFMVRNYDSSPQGYEGRLALYQPTDGGFATIGPTMQITGRTDGMNEKGLVMGYNFINRRNSEDGFICNMIGRLILENCATIDDAVELLAELPHRRSFSYVLLDRTGKSVVVEASPRSVVVRESAVSTNHFELLVEENRYQIDDSRRREEAMLKQQQNKIDAYSAFCLLNDSNQGVFSTKYSTASGTLHTASYFPHGLEVGFAIGPDRLPLMLNFDKWLQGERLYAKRINGKVDTHFPFAHMAEL from the coding sequence GTGAAACGAGTACACAGTGACATTGTCCAGTTTCGTGGAAGTCATTATGATTTTGGTCAGATGCAAGGAGAATTGCTGAAAGAATCCGTGATTCTTACCAATCGCCAAAAACAACGAACAGCTTCCAGTCGCCATTTGGTTATAGATGAACAACGCGCTAAAAATATATTGCAAACACTAGCACCACGCATATGGCAAGAAATTATCGGACTTGCCGATGCACTGGATTGGTCGTTGCACGACGCTATCAGAGAATTCGGAGGCTATTATTTAGAATACACGCGAAGTGGCTGTTCGATTTATACCGAATCCGACTTCATGGTCCGTAATTATGATAGTTCTCCGCAAGGCTATGAAGGTCGACTCGCTTTATATCAACCAACTGATGGTGGATTTGCCACGATCGGTCCTACTATGCAAATAACCGGTCGCACGGATGGCATGAACGAAAAAGGACTCGTCATGGGTTATAACTTCATTAACCGTCGTAACTCAGAAGATGGTTTTATTTGTAATATGATTGGCCGTTTGATTTTAGAGAACTGCGCAACCATCGATGATGCAGTCGAATTATTAGCAGAACTGCCTCACCGTCGGTCGTTTAGCTATGTCTTACTTGATCGCACAGGAAAATCAGTGGTCGTTGAAGCATCGCCTCGTTCTGTCGTCGTTCGTGAATCGGCTGTGTCGACCAATCATTTTGAATTGCTCGTAGAAGAAAATCGTTACCAAATCGATGATTCCCGCAGAAGAGAAGAAGCCATGCTAAAGCAACAACAAAATAAAATTGATGCCTATAGTGCATTTTGTCTGTTGAACGACTCCAATCAAGGTGTCTTTTCAACAAAGTACAGCACCGCTTCAGGAACTTTGCATACGGCTTCTTACTTTCCACATGGTCTGGAAGTCGGATTTGCTATCGGTCCAGATCGTCTGCCACTCATGCTCAATTTCGATAAATGGCTACAAGGTGAACGACTATACGCCAAACGAATCAATGGAAAAGTTGATACCCATTTTCCATTTGCTCATATGGCAGAACTATAA
- a CDS encoding B3/B4 domain-containing protein has product MKLTIDPHINETLSNFKIGIIHYNNITVSESPQMLKGRLQLFQEQLYFDLEEKDLTDFPGLLEWQLIWKALGADPNRYRPSAEALYRRIKNQNYLSTVNSTIDMNSFLSLQYEIPLGLYDADKIKGDVDIAVATSTDRYEGLNNRVNTLTGILVSKDAEGAFGSPYVDSKRTAVTEQTKNALHIFYLRPSMETDTALQLLTAASNMFTGINGGDAEFYVV; this is encoded by the coding sequence ATGAAACTGACAATCGATCCTCACATAAACGAAACGCTAAGTAATTTTAAAATTGGCATCATTCATTATAACAATATCACCGTTTCCGAATCACCTCAAATGTTAAAAGGACGTCTCCAGCTTTTTCAAGAGCAGCTGTACTTTGATTTGGAAGAAAAAGACTTGACGGATTTCCCCGGCTTGCTTGAATGGCAATTGATCTGGAAAGCATTAGGAGCCGACCCTAACCGTTACCGACCGTCCGCAGAAGCGCTGTACCGGCGAATTAAAAACCAGAATTACTTGTCGACGGTCAATTCAACGATTGATATGAATAGCTTTCTGTCGCTGCAATACGAGATTCCACTCGGATTATACGATGCCGATAAAATTAAAGGTGATGTGGATATCGCTGTCGCTACCAGTACCGATCGCTACGAAGGTCTGAATAACCGCGTCAATACTTTGACCGGAATTCTAGTATCCAAAGATGCAGAAGGGGCATTCGGTAGCCCCTACGTCGATTCTAAACGAACAGCCGTCACTGAACAGACAAAAAATGCGTTACACATTTTCTATCTGCGTCCATCTATGGAAACAGATACTGCCTTGCAGCTTCTTACTGCTGCTTCTAATATGTTTACGGGCATCAATGGTGGAGATGCTGAGTTTTATGTGGTCTAA
- the queG gene encoding tRNA epoxyqueuosine(34) reductase QueG, with the protein MNLDQFQKELVAYASDIGIDKIGFASAEPFYSLKHQLIRQQQLNYQSGFEESDVEKRTRPELLLNEAVSIIAIAIAYPSRMADAPQGVKGARRGMFSRSSWGKDYHAALRERLTLLEAFIAPHYPEARMRSMVDTGELSDRAVAERAGIGWSAKNTNIITPEFGSYVYLGEMITNIPFRFDEPMEDQCGDCRLCIDTCPTGAIVEGGQLNAQRCISFLTQTKGFLPDEFRGKIGNRIYGCDTCQTVCPKNKRKANQIHAEFEPDPEIAKPLLEPLLTISNREFKDKFGYVSGSWRGKKPIQRNAILALAHFKEKSAVPALIKLLESDERPVIRGTAAWAIGKIGTDEGLEAIKQAQQKEKDLEVQEEIQKGLAFFAERLKG; encoded by the coding sequence ATGAATCTTGATCAATTTCAAAAAGAGCTTGTTGCGTATGCCTCGGACATCGGAATTGATAAAATCGGCTTTGCATCTGCAGAACCTTTTTATAGCTTAAAGCATCAATTGATTCGCCAGCAGCAGTTGAATTACCAGTCTGGGTTTGAAGAATCGGACGTGGAAAAACGCACGCGGCCCGAGCTGTTATTGAATGAAGCTGTCAGCATTATTGCGATTGCCATCGCTTATCCGTCACGGATGGCGGATGCGCCGCAAGGAGTGAAAGGCGCAAGACGGGGGATGTTTTCTCGGTCGTCTTGGGGCAAAGATTACCATGCCGCGCTCAGGGAGCGGCTGACGCTACTTGAAGCGTTCATTGCGCCGCACTATCCAGAAGCGCGGATGCGGTCGATGGTGGATACTGGGGAGCTTTCTGACCGAGCGGTGGCAGAACGCGCTGGTATCGGCTGGAGTGCCAAAAACACCAACATTATTACACCTGAATTTGGATCTTACGTGTATCTCGGTGAGATGATCACTAACATTCCTTTTCGTTTTGATGAACCGATGGAAGATCAATGCGGCGACTGCCGTTTATGCATTGATACTTGCCCAACAGGAGCGATTGTCGAAGGTGGCCAGTTGAATGCCCAGCGTTGTATTTCTTTTTTGACACAGACGAAAGGCTTTTTGCCGGACGAGTTTCGTGGCAAGATCGGCAATCGAATATATGGCTGCGATACGTGCCAGACAGTGTGTCCAAAAAACAAACGTAAAGCCAATCAAATCCATGCAGAGTTTGAACCAGATCCGGAAATCGCTAAGCCTTTGCTTGAGCCTTTATTGACCATTTCCAATCGGGAGTTCAAAGATAAATTCGGCTATGTGTCCGGTTCGTGGCGCGGCAAAAAACCGATTCAGCGAAACGCCATTTTAGCGTTGGCGCATTTCAAAGAAAAGTCTGCGGTGCCTGCATTGATCAAATTATTGGAAAGCGATGAGCGTCCGGTAATTCGTGGAACTGCGGCTTGGGCAATCGGTAAAATAGGGACTGATGAAGGCTTAGAGGCAATAAAGCAGGCGCAGCAAAAAGAAAAGGATTTAGAAGTACAAGAGGAAATTCAAAAAGGATTGGCATTTTTTGCTGAAAGATTGAAAGGATAA
- the trmL gene encoding tRNA (uridine(34)/cytosine(34)/5-carboxymethylaminomethyluridine(34)-2'-O)-methyltransferase TrmL — protein sequence MAIHIVLYQPLIPANTGNIARSCAGTGVKLHLIRPLGFSTDDKMLKRAGLDYWEHVAIHYYDGVQELFDSYQDGVFYYITKFGAKPHTSFDFSDRDKDHFFVFGQETKGLPKELLEQNPDRCLRIPMNDNIRSLNLSNTAAILMYEALRQQDYPGLE from the coding sequence TTGGCTATTCATATTGTGTTGTACCAACCGCTGATTCCAGCGAATACAGGAAATATCGCGCGTTCATGCGCAGGGACGGGAGTCAAACTTCACTTGATTCGCCCGCTCGGATTTTCAACAGATGACAAGATGCTCAAGCGCGCCGGGCTTGACTACTGGGAGCATGTCGCTATTCATTATTATGACGGGGTGCAGGAGTTGTTTGACAGCTATCAAGACGGGGTCTTCTACTATATTACGAAGTTCGGGGCAAAGCCGCATACCTCATTCGATTTTTCGGACAGAGACAAAGACCATTTCTTCGTTTTCGGACAGGAAACAAAAGGACTGCCGAAAGAATTACTCGAACAAAATCCAGATCGTTGCTTGCGGATTCCGATGAATGACAATATCCGATCGCTTAATTTATCGAATACAGCAGCTATACTGATGTATGAAGCCTTGCGCCAGCAAGATTACCCAGGATTGGAATAG